One Chryseobacterium sp. StRB126 genomic region harbors:
- a CDS encoding cold shock domain-containing protein, whose protein sequence is MADSFSKKENFKKKIQKQKEKALRREERKTNNNKGAEDVFMYVDEFGRLTSTPPEQRQEVNLDDIQLGAAPIIEEDPRKTGIVTFLSEKGYGFITEDNSKENIFFHNNNCIEPVKKGNKVSFEKEKSPKGFSAVEIQIVK, encoded by the coding sequence ATGGCAGATTCTTTTTCTAAAAAGGAAAATTTCAAGAAAAAAATTCAAAAGCAAAAAGAAAAAGCGCTAAGACGCGAAGAACGTAAAACGAACAACAACAAAGGAGCGGAGGATGTCTTCATGTATGTAGATGAATTCGGAAGGTTAACTTCTACTCCACCTGAACAAAGACAGGAAGTAAATCTTGATGATATTCAATTGGGAGCTGCTCCTATTATTGAAGAAGATCCAAGAAAAACAGGAATTGTTACTTTCCTTAGTGAAAAAGGATATGGTTTCATTACTGAAGATAACTCCAAAGAAAATATCTTCTTCCACAATAATAACTGTATAGAACCGGTAAAAAAAGGAAACAAGGTTTCTTTTGAAAAGGAAAAATCTCCAAAAGGATTTTCTGCAGTTGAAATCCAGATTGTTAAATAA
- a CDS encoding SDR family oxidoreductase has translation MSTQDVKGKVVLIAGGGKNLGGLLSKGFAAKGAKLAIHYNSESSRAESEKTLAEVQALGAEAFLFQGDLTKVDNIAKFFDETISRFGGVDIAINTVGMVLKKPFSETTEAEYDTMFNVNSKAAYFFLQEAGKKINGHGKICTIVTSLLAAYTGLYSTYAGAKAPVEHFTRAASKEFGARGISVTAVAPGPMDTPFFYGQETDDAVAYHKSASALGGLTDIKDIAPLVEFLVTDGWWITGQTIFANGGYTTR, from the coding sequence ATGTCAACACAAGATGTAAAAGGAAAAGTTGTTTTAATAGCCGGGGGAGGTAAAAACCTTGGTGGATTATTGAGTAAAGGCTTTGCAGCAAAAGGAGCGAAACTGGCTATACACTATAATAGTGAAAGCTCCAGAGCTGAAAGTGAAAAAACACTGGCAGAAGTTCAGGCACTGGGTGCTGAAGCATTTCTTTTTCAGGGAGACCTTACCAAAGTAGATAATATTGCTAAATTTTTTGATGAAACTATCTCCCGTTTTGGCGGTGTGGATATTGCCATCAACACAGTAGGAATGGTACTGAAAAAGCCATTCTCAGAAACTACGGAAGCAGAGTATGATACCATGTTCAATGTTAATTCAAAAGCAGCGTATTTCTTTTTACAGGAAGCTGGTAAAAAAATAAATGGCCACGGTAAGATTTGTACGATTGTAACTTCATTACTGGCTGCATATACAGGGCTTTATTCCACATATGCAGGAGCAAAAGCACCGGTAGAGCATTTTACGAGAGCAGCATCTAAGGAATTTGGAGCCAGAGGAATTTCTGTAACAGCTGTAGCGCCAGGTCCTATGGATACTCCGTTCTTCTATGGTCAGGAAACAGATGATGCGGTAGCTTATCACAAATCAGCATCTGCATTGGGTGGACTTACCGATATTAAAGACATTGCTCCATTGGTAGAGTTTTTGGTAACTGATGGTTGGTGGATCACAGGGCAGACAATCTTTGCCAACGGTGGTTACACAACAAGATAA
- the lgt gene encoding prolipoprotein diacylglyceryl transferase: protein MSLLYINWDVNPEIVNILGVSIKYYGLLFLSGLVLCFNILKSIYKKENLSIQAHEAIFSYALIGILAGARLGHCIFYDFDYYSQHPLEIFLPIQRGPDGDYHFTGFAGLASHGGGIGLMIMLLIYSRKFKIPLMTVLDAIAIVLPLAGVFIRLANLMNSEIIGTPTNVPWAFIFHQVDNLPRHPTQLYEAISYFVIFLLVYLIYKKDIFKIGKGFYFGISILLIFIMRILIEFIKVDQVEFEHGMSLNMGQLLSIPFVLLGLFFIIKSVWEKGKMRTL, encoded by the coding sequence ATGAGTTTATTATATATCAACTGGGATGTTAATCCTGAAATCGTTAATATTTTAGGTGTTTCCATTAAATATTACGGCCTGTTATTTCTTTCAGGACTTGTTTTATGCTTCAATATTTTAAAAAGCATTTATAAAAAAGAAAACTTAAGTATCCAGGCCCATGAGGCCATATTTTCATATGCGCTTATCGGGATTTTAGCCGGTGCCCGATTAGGGCATTGTATTTTCTATGATTTCGATTATTATTCCCAGCATCCTCTAGAAATCTTTTTACCCATTCAAAGAGGTCCAGATGGCGATTACCATTTTACCGGTTTCGCAGGACTTGCAAGCCACGGTGGTGGAATTGGATTAATGATTATGCTGCTCATCTATTCCAGAAAGTTTAAAATACCTTTAATGACTGTTTTGGATGCCATCGCTATTGTACTTCCTTTGGCCGGAGTTTTTATCAGACTGGCCAATCTTATGAATTCTGAAATCATTGGAACTCCTACCAATGTTCCATGGGCATTTATATTCCATCAGGTAGATAATCTTCCGAGGCATCCGACCCAACTTTATGAGGCGATCTCTTATTTTGTTATTTTCCTTCTTGTTTATCTTATTTACAAGAAAGACATTTTCAAAATCGGAAAAGGATTCTATTTCGGGATCAGTATTCTTTTAATCTTTATCATGAGAATTCTGATTGAGTTTATCAAGGTAGATCAAGTAGAATTCGAGCATGGGATGAGCTTAAATATGGGACAGCTTTTAAGTATTCCTTTTGTTCTCCTGGGACTTTTCTTCATTATTAAAAGTGTATGGGAAAAAGGAAAGATGAGAACGTTATAG
- a CDS encoding VIT family protein, translating into MHHQLEKHYVNRIGWLRAAVLGANDGLLSTTSIVIGVAAAEPERNIIILAALAGMIAGAMSMAAGEYVSVSSQEDTEKADLIREQRELEEMPEVELQELAKVYEKRGCTKETAMQVAIELTKHNALEAHARDELGINEITQAKPLLAAIASFGSFAVGALLPFTVSIVAPIKQMVYFQYGFSIIFLMLLGAISARAGGSSIKIAVLRICFWGTVAMGITALVGHLFGVNVA; encoded by the coding sequence ATGCATCATCAACTGGAAAAGCATTATGTAAACAGGATAGGCTGGCTTAGGGCAGCTGTTTTGGGGGCTAATGACGGATTGCTGTCCACTACAAGTATTGTTATTGGTGTAGCAGCAGCAGAGCCGGAGCGGAATATCATTATTCTTGCTGCTTTGGCGGGAATGATTGCCGGTGCAATGTCTATGGCTGCCGGAGAATATGTCTCAGTAAGCTCACAGGAAGATACGGAAAAGGCAGATCTGATCCGGGAACAACGGGAGCTTGAAGAAATGCCGGAAGTAGAACTCCAGGAACTGGCTAAAGTGTATGAAAAAAGAGGCTGCACGAAGGAAACAGCCATGCAGGTTGCTATTGAGCTTACCAAACATAATGCATTGGAAGCCCATGCTCGAGATGAATTGGGAATTAATGAAATCACACAGGCAAAACCTTTGCTGGCAGCAATAGCATCATTCGGATCATTTGCTGTAGGTGCGCTGTTGCCATTTACTGTTTCTATTGTAGCGCCTATCAAGCAAATGGTTTACTTTCAATATGGTTTTTCTATTATATTTTTGATGCTTTTAGGAGCAATTTCAGCCAGAGCTGGTGGATCCAGTATTAAAATTGCAGTCTTGAGAATTTGTTTCTGGGGAACAGTGGCCATGGGGATTACAGCATTGGTAGGACATCTTTTCGGGGTGAATGTAGCATGA
- the tssD gene encoding type VI secretion system tube protein TssD, which produces MAERNSRGILKFNNGEGQKLLKLNYSVSRSTDVSGRVASDPSNALIKITVEATEKSDILESLLNGKYKPTVGEITFNKSHEEGTLTTLKWQNGYVIQHEVDFDAVDENSMYITFVVSAEQIDLGNSAYHGAWPTA; this is translated from the coding sequence ATGGCAGAAAGAAATTCAAGAGGAATTTTAAAATTCAACAACGGAGAAGGACAAAAGTTATTAAAGCTTAACTACAGCGTATCAAGATCTACAGATGTATCAGGACGTGTAGCTTCAGATCCTTCTAATGCTCTTATCAAAATTACAGTAGAAGCTACAGAAAAATCAGACATTCTGGAAAGCTTACTAAACGGAAAGTACAAACCTACAGTGGGAGAAATTACTTTCAACAAATCTCACGAGGAAGGAACATTAACAACTTTAAAGTGGCAAAACGGTTATGTAATCCAGCACGAAGTAGATTTCGATGCAGTGGATGAAAACAGTATGTATATCACTTTTGTTGTAAGTGCAGAACAAATTGATTTAGGAAACTCTGCTTACCATGGAGCTTGGCCTACAGCCTAA
- a CDS encoding type VI secretion system Vgr family protein yields the protein MTKNISNSEKISENHIPGINRIVKLDIVIEGKMIKHFKHFRLQQSVKKHHNFELTLAHDTLDGVQNHDLEEAQQFLGKRLTVVFKYKDVEGSPERTFVGVITKVGFSQENHSLGNIVLKGYSPTILLDAAPHTQSFGGEQPVNMGIIATDVIKQGIENSKFDVKVNAKASAQILYSSQYNETHYNYLCRMAEAYGEQFYYDGEILHFGNMPPQNKALELIYGSNVSDINVEMKAVHIKPRFYGYNSSSNAKLTSGETPIKHVGNLAKTAYQNNDKIFKTPSLQIAPIKAATDMDVVISQTSTAGSRAVDVFTVSGGTTIPFLYPGCVADINMRKTDSNQTSYFTKLMITEVTHEIDTLGRYEGRFEAIASDTGYIPTPDFTVPIAEPQIATVISNTDPLGQGRVTVRFDWQLHDTTNFIRMMAPDAGGTDQITQNRGYVAIPEVGDQVMVGFVHNHPDRPFVMGGMFHGGTALGGGIDNHLKSIQTRSGIRVLMNDAEGSVTIIDPSGNNYFMDGKGNITVTSPKNMTFNVGENLDINVGNNMRTSVGNDNAVNITNNHKFMSKNYKQTVNENKTVNITGDLKETTSTTTHKAKNGDILLQSSGVAKMLGKIDAKVNKG from the coding sequence ATGACTAAAAATATCTCGAATTCCGAAAAGATTTCGGAGAATCATATTCCTGGAATCAACCGTATAGTAAAGCTGGATATCGTAATTGAAGGCAAAATGATTAAACATTTCAAACACTTTCGCTTACAGCAGAGTGTAAAAAAACATCATAATTTTGAACTAACATTGGCACATGATACCTTGGATGGGGTACAAAACCATGATCTGGAAGAAGCTCAGCAGTTTTTGGGAAAACGCTTAACCGTAGTTTTTAAATATAAAGATGTAGAAGGAAGCCCTGAAAGAACCTTCGTAGGGGTGATTACAAAAGTAGGATTCAGTCAGGAAAATCACAGTCTTGGAAATATCGTACTGAAAGGATACAGCCCTACCATTCTTCTGGATGCAGCTCCTCATACCCAAAGTTTTGGTGGAGAGCAACCTGTTAATATGGGAATTATTGCTACAGATGTGATAAAACAGGGTATCGAAAACAGTAAATTTGATGTAAAGGTGAATGCAAAGGCATCTGCTCAGATTTTGTACAGCTCCCAATACAACGAAACGCACTACAATTATCTTTGCAGAATGGCAGAAGCCTATGGTGAGCAATTCTATTATGACGGAGAAATACTTCATTTCGGAAATATGCCACCTCAAAATAAAGCGCTGGAACTGATCTATGGAAGCAATGTTTCAGATATTAACGTGGAAATGAAAGCTGTTCATATCAAACCTCGCTTTTATGGATATAACAGCAGTTCCAATGCTAAGCTCACTTCCGGAGAAACCCCTATTAAACATGTAGGAAATCTGGCAAAAACAGCCTATCAGAATAATGATAAAATCTTTAAAACTCCATCATTACAAATTGCCCCAATAAAGGCGGCTACGGATATGGATGTGGTCATTTCCCAAACCAGTACAGCCGGCAGCAGAGCGGTAGATGTTTTTACCGTTTCAGGAGGAACCACCATTCCTTTTTTATATCCGGGATGTGTTGCTGATATCAATATGCGGAAGACCGACAGTAATCAGACTTCTTATTTCACCAAATTGATGATCACGGAAGTTACACATGAAATAGATACTCTGGGACGCTATGAAGGAAGATTTGAAGCTATAGCCTCAGATACAGGATATATTCCAACTCCTGATTTTACCGTGCCTATTGCAGAACCTCAGATAGCTACTGTCATCTCGAATACAGATCCGCTGGGACAGGGAAGAGTTACTGTAAGATTCGACTGGCAGCTGCATGATACCACCAATTTCATCCGAATGATGGCTCCTGATGCCGGAGGTACCGATCAAATTACTCAGAATAGAGGATATGTAGCCATTCCTGAGGTAGGAGATCAGGTAATGGTAGGTTTCGTTCATAATCATCCGGACCGCCCGTTCGTAATGGGCGGAATGTTCCATGGCGGAACGGCTCTTGGCGGTGGTATAGACAATCACTTAAAATCAATTCAAACCAGAAGCGGGATTAGGGTTTTAATGAATGATGCCGAAGGAAGCGTTACCATCATCGATCCCAGTGGAAATAACTATTTCATGGATGGAAAAGGAAATATTACCGTAACATCTCCTAAAAATATGACCTTCAATGTAGGTGAAAATCTTGATATCAACGTAGGAAATAATATGAGAACAAGTGTTGGAAATGATAATGCAGTGAACATTACCAATAATCATAAGTTTATGTCCAAAAATTATAAGCAGACGGTTAATGAGAATAAAACAGTTAATATAACAGGAGACCTCAAAGAAACTACATCTACAACAACTCATAAAGCAAAAAATGGAGATATTCTGCTTCAAAGTTCAGGAGTTGCCAAAATGCTGGGAAAAATAGATGCTAAGGTAAACAAAGGATAA
- a CDS encoding DUF2931 family protein, translating into MTKYEWSEGTSAALGYPMEVYKGGIDYEGGGWVSLDNGMTPGTNSWGTVSNGMSSNFKGLPTRLDFIWMSYMENQFYLIDTAVDTDKIREYFKKGFDVKVTNGSGDIEHMTYDTFGIGLAPGGVVVVWVEGIGHQKEIGRYQAEKVKIPESEIAKLDSHENRFWRKDYLDMVHSREQIIPAKVREENKGKPIPFGLWDTYRIRYSWKLVFELPEKAKLYPLANVKLTTINGEREQLETTKPPLSKNEMRAIPTRIVFDFVGADGKEYGGECTLNEKSGFEAFKTVFGDNPNSTKADIIVKVNEANSYLTIKLKGENGKEAFIKADSIEVF; encoded by the coding sequence ATGACAAAATACGAATGGAGTGAAGGGACTTCGGCAGCCTTGGGGTATCCGATGGAAGTCTATAAAGGAGGTATTGACTATGAAGGAGGCGGATGGGTAAGTCTGGATAATGGAATGACTCCAGGTACCAATTCCTGGGGTACAGTTAGTAATGGAATGTCAAGTAATTTTAAAGGTCTTCCTACCCGTTTGGATTTTATCTGGATGTCTTATATGGAGAATCAGTTTTATCTTATTGATACAGCTGTTGATACTGATAAGATCAGGGAATATTTTAAAAAAGGATTTGATGTTAAGGTAACCAACGGAAGTGGTGATATTGAACATATGACATACGATACATTTGGCATTGGGCTAGCTCCTGGAGGGGTTGTCGTAGTTTGGGTAGAAGGAATAGGCCATCAAAAAGAAATAGGAAGATACCAGGCCGAGAAAGTAAAGATCCCTGAATCTGAAATTGCAAAGTTAGACAGTCATGAGAATCGCTTCTGGAGAAAGGATTATCTGGATATGGTTCATAGCCGGGAGCAGATTATTCCTGCAAAAGTAAGAGAGGAAAACAAAGGAAAACCCATTCCGTTCGGACTTTGGGATACCTATAGAATACGATACAGCTGGAAACTGGTTTTTGAACTTCCGGAAAAAGCAAAATTATATCCCTTGGCGAATGTAAAACTCACGACTATTAATGGAGAAAGGGAACAGCTTGAAACTACTAAACCCCCATTATCTAAAAACGAAATGAGAGCAATACCCACAAGAATTGTATTTGATTTCGTGGGAGCGGATGGAAAAGAATATGGTGGTGAATGTACTTTAAATGAAAAATCAGGCTTTGAAGCATTTAAAACTGTATTTGGCGATAATCCGAATTCAACCAAGGCAGATATTATTGTAAAAGTAAACGAAGCCAATAGTTATTTAACCATAAAACTGAAAGGTGAAAATGGTAAAGAAGCTTTCATAAAGGCTGATAGCATAGAAGTTTTTTAA
- a CDS encoding phospholipase effector Tle1 domain-containing protein, which translates to MGKTFVYNTGNAKPPIDEIHLEIGVFFDGTLNSLKNTELREKYRDGKNKILRMDSEDKMLEKEEAIKETRKKQEEEFENLKDDDNSEYAQYLRGSHRGWLDSQGVDNSYSNDSTNVARMYKSCEQYKYGVYVEGIGTVDNDRDVDDGFQYGSGKTGVRGKVRRGCEMVAARINSLLPGGSSKKKMVRITIDTFGFSRGAAAARNFAYEINGNKRTQDVEVKKSRKVVGYKESGSYGNETLVAEYEDIWLDKDKTEVDPKYLVDGKLPKFGFLGYYLLSKKILSVQQLEDLELEVRFIGVYETVSSYEEFGDMGTMERVGYRGILHASLGSARNFADDVEQLQLRNPGPFRKAVHFTAENEHRENFSLTTFTSKGVKEPKDNQHIIEKEFPGVHCDIGGAYENGTEEVDEIETSNHKSFGALQERRQQLIDEHWFTPSQITIHNTALNILSFGSAYRKIRGVRFLRKEYSYIPLQFMEKLGEGIYDHQLMTKTVNDYPIAHDKNLVEAEKILNKYVFGNGEPWSFISDADLKKENERLAANDPVESPTVTIENEHPVMNIPEVRLHVNQSQTLLRTIRNKYLHWSANRDWMGMDPNSDYQRRVY; encoded by the coding sequence ATGGGAAAGACTTTTGTATACAACACAGGGAATGCAAAACCTCCTATTGATGAAATTCATCTTGAAATAGGAGTCTTTTTCGATGGTACTTTAAATAGCCTGAAGAATACGGAACTACGGGAGAAATACAGAGATGGTAAAAATAAAATTCTGCGCATGGATTCCGAAGATAAAATGCTGGAAAAGGAAGAGGCTATAAAGGAAACAAGGAAAAAACAGGAAGAAGAGTTTGAAAATTTAAAAGACGATGACAATTCCGAATATGCTCAGTATCTCAGAGGCAGCCATAGAGGATGGCTGGACAGTCAAGGAGTAGATAACAGCTATAGTAACGATAGTACTAATGTTGCCAGAATGTATAAAAGCTGTGAACAATATAAATATGGTGTATATGTAGAAGGAATAGGTACTGTGGATAACGATAGGGATGTGGATGATGGGTTTCAGTATGGTTCCGGAAAAACAGGAGTAAGAGGAAAAGTAAGAAGAGGTTGTGAAATGGTTGCCGCCAGAATTAATAGTCTTCTTCCGGGTGGGAGTTCGAAGAAAAAAATGGTTAGGATTACCATAGATACATTCGGTTTCAGCCGCGGTGCAGCTGCTGCAAGAAACTTTGCGTATGAGATCAATGGTAATAAAAGAACACAGGATGTTGAGGTCAAAAAATCAAGAAAAGTAGTCGGATATAAAGAAAGTGGATCTTACGGAAATGAAACATTGGTAGCAGAATATGAAGATATCTGGTTAGATAAAGATAAAACAGAAGTAGATCCGAAATATCTTGTTGACGGAAAACTCCCAAAATTTGGCTTTCTGGGATATTATCTTTTAAGTAAAAAAATATTATCTGTTCAGCAACTGGAAGATCTGGAGCTGGAAGTCCGTTTCATAGGAGTTTACGAGACCGTTTCCTCTTATGAAGAGTTTGGAGATATGGGAACCATGGAAAGAGTAGGATATAGAGGAATATTGCACGCTTCATTAGGATCAGCCCGTAACTTTGCTGATGATGTGGAGCAATTACAGCTTAGAAATCCGGGACCATTCCGTAAAGCAGTTCATTTCACGGCAGAAAATGAGCATCGCGAGAACTTTTCATTAACCACATTTACCTCAAAAGGAGTAAAAGAACCTAAAGATAATCAACATATTATTGAAAAAGAATTCCCAGGAGTTCACTGTGATATCGGAGGAGCTTACGAAAACGGAACAGAAGAGGTGGATGAAATTGAGACCTCCAACCACAAATCATTCGGAGCATTACAGGAACGGAGGCAACAATTGATTGATGAACATTGGTTCACTCCTTCTCAGATTACCATCCATAATACAGCTCTTAATATTCTGTCATTTGGAAGCGCATACCGTAAAATAAGAGGAGTTCGGTTCCTCCGAAAAGAATACAGCTATATCCCGCTTCAGTTTATGGAAAAGCTTGGAGAAGGGATTTATGACCATCAATTAATGACAAAAACAGTAAATGATTATCCTATAGCCCACGATAAGAACTTAGTTGAGGCGGAGAAGATTCTCAATAAATATGTGTTTGGGAATGGAGAGCCATGGTCATTTATCAGTGATGCTGACCTTAAAAAGGAAAATGAAAGACTTGCTGCTAATGATCCTGTTGAAAGTCCTACAGTAACTATTGAAAATGAACATCCCGTTATGAATATTCCTGAAGTACGTCTTCATGTGAACCAATCACAGACCTTATTAAGAACCATAAGAAATAAATATCTCCATTGGTCGGCTAACAGAGACTGGATGGGAATGGACCCTAATAGTGATTATCAAAGAAGAGTGTATTAA
- a CDS encoding PAAR-like protein → MGRVNNDGDHTTPETVPDNEQQRADNRRKMEDKRAEDAEKEKAEASLKVVIDTAALECTLCTNPKGIMVVNYNTPTIQEKKTATVKEKGPKSLVFTGNCLKSPNAALPCASVMKVGEWKKVGTYLSQEQLVLLQQSTIPCNYGQIDIKITDSGQIHQPDSIEAKGAPVPNPKDEGKCFCDREMTLDELKLVVKQLRASEKKKSTAIFSDENCPLPAADTTYERLLEELNTMFKTYHINTCIRKIHFFAQCYHETARLGTTLEYASGVGYDPGNHPESKQHGHTVAGDGPRYKGRGGMQLTWRDQQKEYLTYVISKKPQLVQGKKIEDLFDRKKQYQEKYIYTRDKLDDKGNPVLNKKKKKVKEKVVDLVDVDGAGLIANSLYFAIDSAGWFWDIYKTIEYGTKANKEKYKEILHKNLNEVSDYGDKYLSIISKFVNGGGNGMAERNVYYNELKTNVFKFNTKCINRDKIKK, encoded by the coding sequence ATGGGTAGGGTAAATAACGACGGAGATCATACCACTCCGGAAACGGTACCGGACAATGAGCAACAGAGGGCGGATAACAGAAGGAAGATGGAGGATAAACGAGCGGAGGATGCTGAAAAAGAAAAAGCAGAAGCCAGCCTGAAAGTTGTCATCGATACAGCCGCTTTGGAATGTACACTATGTACCAATCCTAAAGGAATAATGGTTGTTAATTACAATACACCAACCATTCAGGAGAAGAAAACAGCTACAGTAAAGGAAAAAGGCCCTAAAAGTCTTGTGTTTACAGGAAACTGTCTTAAAAGTCCTAATGCTGCGCTGCCTTGTGCTTCTGTAATGAAAGTGGGAGAATGGAAAAAAGTAGGCACTTATCTGTCCCAAGAGCAGCTCGTGTTATTGCAGCAAAGCACAATTCCTTGTAACTACGGACAGATTGATATTAAAATTACAGATAGCGGACAAATTCATCAGCCAGATAGTATTGAAGCAAAAGGAGCACCTGTTCCGAATCCGAAGGATGAGGGAAAATGCTTTTGTGACAGAGAAATGACATTGGATGAATTAAAGCTTGTTGTAAAACAGCTCAGAGCATCCGAAAAGAAAAAATCTACAGCCATATTTTCAGATGAAAACTGCCCTTTACCCGCTGCAGATACTACCTATGAAAGGTTATTGGAAGAGCTAAACACTATGTTTAAAACTTATCATATCAATACATGTATAAGAAAAATACACTTTTTTGCCCAATGCTATCATGAAACGGCCAGATTGGGAACAACTTTGGAATATGCAAGTGGAGTAGGATATGATCCTGGTAATCATCCTGAGTCCAAGCAGCATGGGCATACGGTAGCGGGTGATGGCCCCAGATATAAAGGAAGAGGTGGAATGCAGTTGACATGGAGGGACCAGCAAAAAGAGTATCTTACCTATGTGATTTCAAAGAAACCTCAGCTGGTGCAAGGTAAAAAGATAGAGGATCTCTTTGACAGGAAAAAACAATATCAGGAAAAATATATCTATACCAGAGACAAACTTGATGATAAAGGAAATCCTGTTCTGAATAAAAAGAAGAAAAAAGTAAAAGAGAAAGTTGTTGATTTAGTGGATGTAGATGGAGCTGGATTGATTGCTAATAGCTTATATTTTGCTATTGATTCTGCTGGCTGGTTTTGGGATATTTACAAAACAATAGAATATGGAACCAAAGCTAATAAGGAAAAATATAAAGAGATATTGCATAAGAATTTGAATGAAGTTTCCGATTATGGAGATAAATACCTTTCTATCATCTCAAAATTTGTAAATGGAGGAGGAAACGGAATGGCAGAAAGGAATGTTTATTATAATGAACTAAAAACAAATGTATTTAAATTTAACACAAAATGCATCAACCGTGATAAAATTAAAAAATAA
- a CDS encoding tetratricopeptide repeat protein: MIKLKNKVFKTVSAICLSFAGFLSAQVNYYDLDHDNLQDEVTLESNLVTIHFGNKKTDSIELPEITALSNARIQYSNPYEIMIHYSGDRVLYGAVNFLYKKSWYVKNVNFYNPCQECEDQNIKILTKNINLPVKNINYATFEIDSKGFKSLNFFDHEGIIQSYGNLKKLYTDLSAYPLLADYFNETVLPDFKKKYPLSQKNVDDYNNIAFALLNNGNQKVAIELLTQIISKFPNRTVTYLNLADSYWNIGEKDKAKQHYNKYISLMKSQKKDLRKVPVYVYTRTK, translated from the coding sequence GTGATAAAATTAAAAAATAAGGTTTTCAAAACAGTATCAGCTATCTGTCTGTCTTTTGCTGGGTTTTTATCTGCACAAGTCAATTATTATGACCTGGATCATGATAATCTTCAAGATGAGGTTACGTTGGAAAGTAATCTTGTAACCATTCATTTTGGAAATAAAAAAACAGACAGCATTGAATTGCCTGAGATTACAGCACTTAGTAATGCCCGTATCCAATATTCAAATCCATATGAAATTATGATACATTATAGTGGTGACAGAGTATTATACGGTGCAGTAAATTTTTTATATAAAAAAAGCTGGTATGTAAAAAATGTTAATTTCTATAATCCTTGTCAGGAATGTGAAGACCAAAACATTAAAATTCTTACCAAAAATATTAATCTTCCTGTTAAAAATATAAATTATGCAACCTTTGAAATAGATTCTAAAGGGTTTAAATCCTTGAATTTTTTTGATCATGAAGGAATAATACAGTCTTATGGAAATCTTAAAAAACTTTATACTGATTTATCTGCTTATCCTTTGTTGGCAGACTATTTTAACGAAACAGTATTGCCGGATTTTAAGAAGAAATATCCTCTATCTCAAAAAAATGTTGATGATTATAATAATATAGCATTTGCTCTGTTAAATAATGGTAATCAGAAAGTGGCTATTGAACTTTTAACACAGATAATCAGTAAATTTCCCAACAGAACTGTTACATATCTTAATTTGGCGGACAGTTACTGGAATATAGGAGAAAAAGATAAAGCGAAGCAACATTACAATAAATATATTTCTTTGATGAAATCTCAGAAAAAAGATCTTAGGAAAGTTCCTGTATATGTTTATACTAGAACAAAATAA